One Brassica napus cultivar Da-Ae chromosome C2, Da-Ae, whole genome shotgun sequence DNA window includes the following coding sequences:
- the LOC106400433 gene encoding non-specific lipid transfer protein GPI-anchored 24, translated as MAQTTTVIFILATLLVATTVVSGQTPPSPVAPSPTINEAMNCAAGLTVCLPAFAQGGTSPKECCTALETAVKTQQSCLCGFIKAPALVVPFNITAFSALISKSCGINTDLNLCSETAGKVLPLALNQKKKCCL; from the coding sequence ATGGCTCAAACCACCACCGTGATCTTCATCCTAGCCACATTGTTAGTGGCCACTACGGTTGTTTCAGGACAGACACCACCTAGTCCCGTCGCTCCTAGTCCTACAATAAACGAAGCTATGAACTGTGCAGCAGGTTTGACTGTTTGTTTGCCGGCATTTGCTCAAGGAGGAACTTCGCCGAAGGAATGTTGTACCGCCTTAGAGACGGCGGTGAAAACGCAGCAATCGTGTCTTTGCGGCTTTATCAAGGCCCCAGCGCTAGTGGTCCCTTTCAATATCACTGCCTTCAGTGCTCTTATCTCCAAGTCCTGTGGGATCAATACCGATCTCAACTTGTGTTCAGAAACTGCCGGTAAAGTGTTGCCTTTAgctttaaaccaaaaaaaaaagtgttgccTTTAG